A genomic window from Treponema maltophilum ATCC 51939 includes:
- a CDS encoding copper homeostasis protein CutC — MSINTNNRFYKMLEVCADSSESALTAQKAGAMRIELCANLIIGGTTPTLALVEAVKKELSIPVHVLIRPRFGDFCYGKAEITQMARDIELCRKAGADGIVIGCLKTDGSLDEKALRTLMSAAEAKDGAKKVSFTLHRAFDMCKDPFEAYEKAAELGFDTILTSGQKASCYEGRFLLKELQKKRGAKGPVIMAGSGLKPELIVPLFEETGVRCFHLSGKKIVQSPMRYKNPEVSMSVKSFSEYELWSADENVIREARRQLNGIG; from the coding sequence ATGTCAATCAATACGAATAATCGGTTTTATAAAATGCTTGAAGTATGCGCCGACTCTTCAGAAAGCGCGCTCACGGCGCAAAAAGCGGGAGCTATGCGCATAGAACTGTGCGCAAACCTTATTATCGGCGGCACCACGCCGACGCTCGCCCTTGTAGAAGCGGTAAAAAAAGAACTGTCGATTCCCGTGCATGTACTCATTCGGCCGCGCTTCGGCGACTTTTGCTACGGCAAAGCCGAAATAACGCAAATGGCGCGAGACATAGAGCTGTGCCGTAAAGCGGGAGCCGACGGCATCGTCATTGGCTGTTTGAAAACCGACGGCTCGCTCGATGAAAAAGCGCTGCGTACGCTTATGAGCGCAGCGGAAGCTAAAGACGGGGCGAAAAAAGTTTCGTTTACGCTTCACCGCGCCTTCGATATGTGTAAAGATCCCTTTGAAGCCTACGAAAAAGCGGCCGAACTCGGATTCGACACGATTTTAACCTCGGGACAAAAGGCAAGCTGCTATGAAGGCCGCTTTCTTTTAAAAGAACTGCAAAAAAAACGCGGCGCAAAAGGCCCGGTCATTATGGCGGGAAGCGGCTTAAAACCCGAACTGATTGTACCGCTTTTTGAAGAAACCGGCGTGCGCTGTTTTCACCTTTCGGGGAAAAAAATCGTTCAAAGCCCCATGCGCTATAAAAATCCTGAAGTCAGCATGTCGGTAAAAAGCTTCAGCGAATACGAATTGTGGAGCGCCGACGAAAACGTCATACGCGAAGCGCGGCGACAATTGAACGGCATCGGCTAG
- a CDS encoding ankyrin repeat domain-containing protein, translated as MEICIIKHKHGLAVLSAVFILCAALFGGCLTTSPAGQSRQMSIQQLILAGKTDEVRALFQSQTDINMTDDNGNTALHIAAQVNDAPLVTFLLYKGADSEIKNYAGDTPLLAAVKNRATDSAAVLAELKGNIFAKDAEGNSAFDIGLKQGTTFFDALLTTRTGDMRDIEGQSIIHYLVRNKNKQAIDFCIKKNIPLSVTDIKGVSPLTLAYSQKDIDSVDIAAALILANAEPERGSHAYFEDAVKTRNLSMRFSDGQSPLHFAVIAGDKAIVQYLIREGASIQAKDISGSTPLHEAVRYGRTEIAVMLLDAGANVNARDSIGKTPLLIIMPDKTRRELYDMLLAHKADANAVDSFGDNCLHVATMTKTDVAVLEALASRGADVNGRNKKGVTPLAQAVEHKNTAHIAFFASKGADIHAEDVNGNTPFTRSLEIGLDMTKTLINRTTVNTRDSIGNTPLHIAVFNKAGADQITYLLENGAEINARNRSGDSPLYMAVRQNNRLIGEMLLSRGADVFSTNTANYSPLRLALSAGGDVQDWLLTSEVIRSVDGMGNTPLHYAAEWQLNDSAAVIIEKGASVNTQNTNGETPVFSAVKSDNADAIKLFVKNGANQNLRDYLGNTPLHSCVRWNAEKSALALLASADVNAKNLAGKTPLHEAARSRNTAMAELLLRSRADINSTDIIGRTPLMDAVQSEDIGMADLLLKNGASPSIQEMYGRTAYHDAAETANIDLIRLLRKSGGNPLARDIHGRTPLSLVLHKDMAVIRAVLGTDVNLADSDGNTPAHIAVNSSVPARVFEELISAGYPVDRRNREGVTPLLLAVKQGKTDLARIALQKGADPFAKDNSSECAVSYALKHSADMLNMIVQIAGAKRDIAGETVLHYAAREADSQTVQRLLSMGIDRTVKNISGETAYDTAVRWKRPDIAALLK; from the coding sequence ATGGAAATATGCATAATTAAACACAAACACGGCTTAGCCGTTTTATCCGCCGTTTTTATTTTATGCGCCGCACTGTTCGGCGGCTGTCTTACGACTTCGCCTGCCGGACAAAGCCGACAAATGAGCATACAGCAACTGATTCTTGCGGGCAAAACCGACGAAGTGCGCGCGCTGTTCCAATCGCAAACCGACATAAATATGACGGACGACAACGGGAACACGGCGCTTCACATAGCCGCACAGGTAAACGATGCGCCGCTGGTTACCTTTTTGCTTTATAAAGGCGCCGATTCCGAAATCAAAAATTATGCCGGCGATACGCCCCTTCTCGCTGCGGTAAAAAACCGTGCAACGGATTCCGCCGCGGTTCTTGCCGAACTCAAGGGAAACATTTTTGCAAAAGACGCCGAAGGCAACAGCGCTTTCGATATCGGCTTAAAGCAGGGAACGACTTTTTTCGACGCGCTGCTTACGACGCGCACGGGCGATATGCGGGACATCGAAGGACAAAGCATCATTCATTATTTAGTCCGGAATAAAAACAAGCAGGCAATCGATTTTTGCATTAAAAAGAACATTCCGCTTTCGGTAACGGATATAAAAGGCGTAAGCCCGCTGACACTCGCTTATTCGCAAAAAGACATCGATTCGGTCGATATCGCTGCGGCACTCATTTTGGCAAACGCGGAACCCGAACGCGGTTCTCATGCATATTTTGAAGACGCGGTAAAAACGCGCAATCTTTCCATGCGCTTCAGCGACGGACAAAGCCCGCTGCATTTTGCCGTCATCGCGGGCGATAAAGCGATTGTGCAGTATTTAATCCGCGAAGGCGCGTCGATTCAGGCAAAAGACATTTCAGGCTCGACGCCCCTGCACGAAGCGGTCCGCTACGGCAGAACGGAAATCGCCGTTATGCTGCTGGATGCGGGAGCAAACGTCAATGCGCGCGACAGTATCGGAAAAACGCCCTTGCTCATTATCATGCCCGATAAAACCCGCCGGGAACTGTACGATATGCTTTTGGCGCACAAAGCGGACGCAAATGCCGTCGATTCGTTCGGCGATAACTGCCTGCATGTTGCGACAATGACCAAAACCGACGTTGCCGTTTTGGAAGCGCTCGCTTCGCGCGGTGCCGACGTCAACGGGCGCAATAAAAAAGGCGTTACGCCTTTAGCTCAAGCCGTCGAACATAAAAACACCGCCCACATCGCTTTTTTCGCATCGAAAGGAGCCGACATACATGCCGAAGACGTAAACGGCAACACGCCCTTTACACGCTCGCTCGAAATCGGTTTGGACATGACAAAGACGCTCATAAACCGCACTACGGTCAATACGCGCGACTCCATCGGCAACACGCCGCTTCACATTGCGGTATTCAACAAAGCGGGCGCCGATCAAATAACCTATTTACTGGAAAACGGTGCCGAAATCAATGCACGCAACCGAAGCGGAGATTCTCCTTTATATATGGCGGTACGCCAAAACAACAGGCTCATCGGCGAAATGCTTTTATCGCGCGGAGCCGACGTATTTTCGACCAATACGGCAAACTATTCGCCGCTGCGTTTGGCGCTCAGCGCCGGAGGCGATGTACAGGATTGGCTTTTAACCTCCGAAGTAATACGGTCCGTCGACGGAATGGGAAACACTCCGCTTCATTATGCGGCCGAATGGCAGCTTAACGATTCGGCAGCCGTCATTATCGAAAAAGGCGCTTCGGTGAACACGCAAAACACAAATGGCGAAACGCCCGTTTTCAGCGCCGTAAAATCGGACAATGCCGACGCGATAAAGCTGTTTGTAAAAAACGGCGCAAATCAAAACCTGCGCGACTATTTGGGCAACACGCCCCTTCATTCATGCGTAAGATGGAACGCGGAAAAATCGGCTTTGGCGCTTTTGGCAAGTGCCGACGTAAACGCGAAAAACCTTGCGGGCAAAACACCGCTGCATGAAGCCGCCCGCAGCCGAAACACCGCCATGGCCGAATTGCTCTTGCGCAGCAGGGCCGACATCAATTCGACCGATATTATCGGACGCACACCGCTTATGGACGCCGTACAAAGCGAAGACATAGGCATGGCCGATCTGCTTCTTAAAAACGGGGCAAGTCCTTCGATCCAGGAAATGTACGGACGCACCGCCTACCACGACGCGGCGGAAACGGCCAACATCGACTTGATCCGTCTGCTCAGAAAATCGGGCGGCAACCCGCTCGCGCGTGACATACACGGAAGAACGCCGCTGTCCCTCGTTTTGCATAAAGACATGGCGGTTATCCGCGCCGTGCTGGGAACCGATGTGAACCTCGCCGATTCGGACGGAAATACGCCCGCACATATAGCGGTAAATTCATCGGTACCCGCCCGCGTATTCGAAGAATTGATTTCAGCCGGCTATCCGGTCGATCGGCGCAACAGGGAAGGCGTTACGCCCCTTTTGCTTGCGGTTAAACAGGGAAAAACCGACCTTGCCCGCATAGCCTTGCAAAAAGGCGCCGATCCGTTCGCTAAAGATAATTCGTCCGAATGCGCCGTAAGCTATGCTTTAAAGCACAGCGCCGACATGCTGAATATGATTGTACAGATAGCGGGCGCAAAGCGCGACATCGCCGGAGAAACCGTCCTGCACTACGCGGCACGTGAAGCCGATTCTCAAACCGTACAGCGTCTTTTGTCGATGGGCATTGACCGCACCGTCAAAAACATCTCGGGCGAAACTGCCTACGACACCGCCGTCCGCTGGAAACGGCCCGACATAGCCGCACTTCTTAAATGA